The genome window ACATATTCTTGAAAGGacgattatattttttattttaattttttgaaaattttaatttttatatttgaatttttaatcatatttgtgttaatattaatttaatttgataaaataatccttaaaataaatgaaatacatatttagacataatatttatcaatatatcatatttcaattttaataacataaatatttacatatgttttcAATTGTTGATGCATCAATAGTCCACACCACCTTTGTTGTTATAAGACCATGTATAATGGTTTCAATAGTCTTTCCACTTTCAATACCcttatttctctcttttaaCATTCTActcatcttctctctcttccacCTTATTTATTGAACATCCActttattttaaacttatacAACGATTTGTTTTACAAAATTCAACACCATACCCTACAgtttttaattcatattaaaaactaaaataacataacttttaataataatttattttgaattattatacTTAgcttacttttaaataatacgaaatcaatattaataaaagaattaaaattaagaaaattcaTTTATAGAATGATTAGAATGAAAAAtgacatttttcttttctgtatCCAAATGAAATGAgagtgatttatatttatagataaaaaagaatctagaattttaatataatttttattttcttaaaaaagttttattatataataaaatgcaTTTCAATTATTAGGTGAGAATAAAACTCAAAAGAAATATGCACACCTAATCACAACATGACACGTGGCAACGCTAGGCCACAAAAAACCGTTGAAACTTTGCAACAGTGTTGATGCCACATAGATTAATCCACTTTATCAGCATCCACACTGCGAGGATTTCAACTGTTGAAAATGAGTTTCAATACCCCCATTATGGGTAGTCTAAGAAACGTAAgcaatttttttggtaaaacactTTCAAAGATTATGTTCCCATAGTGCCAGACTAACCTTTTATAACACCctagtccaaaatttaaaattatgccATTGTACAAATTTAATCAAGAACACAAAACagtattaaaaacaatttaagtTTTCATTAAAAAGAGATCAAAGTCCCTACTCTTACAAGTGGTTGATATTAAGAACAAgattgtttataaaaaattaaactctgtttataaaaagaataatgATATTAAGAATACTTATTTGtgaaatatagattttttatatatttttcttataaaattattcattAGATTTATATAGTCACTTTATCAACATTAAAAACTTTGCAACCGGTGTTGATGCCACATACATTAACCCACTTTATCAATATTCTCACTGCGAGGGTTTCAATTATTGAAAATGAGTTTCAACACCCCCATTATTGGTAGTCTAAGAAACATAACTTATTccataaatatgatatatatctaGTATGGCTAATTGGACTGAATGCAAAGattatcactacaagaaaacaaataattaacgagggccattttcctcgttaattcctcgtaaaaggaggtttacgaggaattaacgaggaaaagccTTTCGTCGTTTTTCGTCCGTCGTAAAAAAGgattcgtcgccatttcctcgtagtATAGCGAGGTTTctctttcctcgtaaagacgaagttaatatttcgtcgtaagttccacgccccatttcctcgtaaatcactcgcCTAATTTCCTCGTACAAACCACGTGAACCtcgcgtcgttacttacacgtaagatccttgaaatcatatcctcgtaaattcgatgtaatatccttgaaaggatttcctcgtaaaatcgatgtagaatcgttgaaaggttttcctcgtaaaaacctcgaaagcctttcctcgtaaagacctcgaaagactttcctcgtaaaaacctcgaaacTATTTCTTCGTAAATTTCTCGGAAACATTTTcgtcgtaaataactcgtagacttccatttttcgaattaataaaatattatttgataaatataataattattaatttaacaaaataaaaatatttaaatattggatttataaataaattttaaataaaattcacaagcaacaaaatattttatatataattaagttttggattttataatacataaaccgaaaaaaaactaaaaaaactaaggctcgttcatcgcctcgtagaattcctcgctcctcctcgtaacatcctcctcgttatgtgtgcccgatgactcgcctggaatgggattttgttgtttcatgttcctcaacaaagcttcccattccggatttgtggacgctataacgtcgatgaaggcttcgagtccactcacacggcttttggtcgcgcccagctcggaacgcaactgagtgacttcttcggtctgtctctgagcataagatgatgtcgctctcgggacatcattgacggaaccgatccccaacgtacgtccctttttcttagggacaaccttaaaaacaaaaaaattatatttgttagttaaatttaaaagggaaatttaatcaattaataattaaaaagatataatgttaaaaaatttacctcctcgtaaatcttatccacttcagttgtggataaggtaactggtaatccgtcgccggactgctgggtcagctgagtctggcgctcctcaacccgagcaattacgttgttgtagatttgctcggacttgccatctaaaaactggcccgccttgtttttgtgggtccgctcgtaaagttccggaagagtcgggagacgtcccaactctttggcctaaaaacatttaagaaaattgttagaaatatatttaattatattaaaaataataattaaatatttaattacgtaccattttcaaacggacaccggcatgtggtttttggcccgtagagtgtagcatcgggccgttaccgtgctcgtctaccgtgttacgggcggcagcacaaatgtttgcgatcctaatggagttaggatccttccagtaacggatgaggccgtcccaaacatccgtggtaagctcagcgggtttgccacgggtgtaccccttgacgatccaggcacccttccagttgcaaaccgtgtccgacaagcgaacttgcgccttttcgtaaaacgccttcctcactctctcactgaccccgatggaccaatgatacttttgctgcaaaaaaaaattaataattagttaataaaaaaaaaaattaataattagttaataaaaaaaaaaattaattaatagaattacttacagcgtaaatcttgaaccacgtctttcggatgtagatcggcgtcaatttccagtttggatgcgccatggagaagtaacctttaatcgtctcggttacatctgtcgcaagggaattgtcaaccccaaacctggaaaaaaatgaaaatttaaattatttaatgaagttataaattaaaataattatttaaaaaatacacttaccataaagtcccgtcgggtctgtcggggtctatgattggtaaaccagctctgcctggcataccaagaatatc of Raphanus sativus cultivar WK10039 unplaced genomic scaffold, ASM80110v3 Scaffold0970, whole genome shotgun sequence contains these proteins:
- the LOC130503472 gene encoding uncharacterized protein LOC130503472 encodes the protein MVRQRMLTAHYREIFGEPGSQLDPPGSSSGAGGSGSSDQESVPETQHFFPLIPPPMAQPQPMAQPMAQPMAQPMAQPMAPPVPPPMAPPEIPAAVHPDLMVPPTVPFSQYTVEDILGMPGRAGLPIIDPDRPDGTLWFGVDNSLATDVTETIKGYFSMAHPNWKLTPIYIRKTWFKIYAQKYHWSIGVSERVRKAFYEKAQVRLSDTVCNWKGAWIVKGYTRGKPAELTTDVWDGLIRYWKDPNSIRIANICAAARNTVDEHGNGPMLHSTGQKPHAGVRLKMAKELGRLPTLPELYERTHKNKAGQFLDGKSEQIYNNVIARVEERQTQLTQQSGDGLPVTLSTTEVDKIYEEVVPKKKGRTLGIGSVNDVPRATSSYAQRQTEEVTQLRSELGATKSRVSGLEAFIDVIASTNPEWEALLRNMKQQNPIPGESSGTHNEEDVTRRSEEFYEAMNEP